The window ACCGAACATCTGGTTTTCATATTGGCCTTCTTTACGCTGGCCTTTGTCTACCTGGTGCATACCCGCCGGCAGCAGCAACAGACAGGCCGTGCTTCCTGAACCACCGGTATCGGTAGCCCGAACTTTTTGTACCGCCCGGGCCGTCGGACGTGTATAACAGTGCGCCCTGCCGCCCCTGTCAGCCCCCTCGCCATTGGGGAAGCTGAGGCGACGGCCAGGCACCTGAACAGGTGGCGTCCACTCAGCCTGCGGTCCGTAGTATCTCGAGCGGCAGGCGACGGTAAACGTGACGGTTGCCCAGCAGTCCGACCCCCAGCGTCAGCATTATGGCACTCAGTAGCGCTACCATCAGCACCTCCGGCGCCCACACGGGCGAAGCCTCAAACACCAGGCGGGCCAGCAATCCGGCTGCACCCACAGCCAGCACCAGTCCCACCATAGCCGCCAGCAATCCCAGCAACCCGTACTCTACGGCTGTGATCTGCAGTACCTGGTGTTGCGAGGCTCCCAGCGTCTTGAGCAGCATGGTTTCCTCCTCACGAGCTACCCGCGTAACGGCAATCGCTCCCAGCAACACGATTACGCCGGTCAGCACGCTGAAAAGTGCCATGAACTGCAGCACCAGGGCAATGCGACCGAAGATTTCGTCGGCCACGTTCAGGATAAGCTGCAGATCAATGGCCGACACGTTCGGAAATGCTTCGATCACTGCCCGCTGAATGCGCGGCGAGGCAGAGCCGGCCCGCACCAGCAGCACGAACATCTGCGGAGCTTCTTCCAGCACGCCCTGTGGAAACAGCACGAAGAAATTCGTTCGAAATCGCCGCCAGTTCACCCGTCGAATACTTCCCACCACTGTGGAGATCTCAACCCCCTGCACATCCCACACCAGCGTATCGCCGAGCGTTACGCCCAACTCAGCGGCTATCTCTTCTTCAAGCGAAATGGGCGGCACGGCCGTTCCGTGTGGCACTGCAGGCGTAAACGTGCCGGCCAGGAGCGTTTCGGTGTCCGTCAAATAGCTGCGATAGGATGAGCGGTACTCATGCCGAAAAGCCCAGCCCAGCCGAACGGTCGAGTCGGCCCGAAGCGCCTCAAGGCGACGGCCTTTGACAGCGGCCAGCCGCATCGTTACGATTGGTACGGTTTCGAGCACAGGCACCCCGCTCGCTTCGATGAGTGCCCTCAGGCTGTCCCGTTGATCAGGTTGCACATCGAAAAAGACCAGGTCAGGCCGTTCGCCCCCTCCGGCCTGCTGCACCTGCGCCAGGAGCGTCCGCTCGACCAGCAGCACCAGTACGACCAGGAACGTCCCCAGCCCGAGCGCCAGCGTCAGCACGAGCGTCTGGTTGTGCGGACGGTAAAGGTTTGCCAGCCCCTGACGCAAGACATACGGCCAGCGAGCCGGTACGATGCGGCGCAGCAGCCGCATCAGTCCCTGTGCCAGTAGCACCAGGGCTCCGAAGACGAACAGCAACCCGAGGGCATAGCCGGCCCCGATCGCCGGCGCGGGCGCCTGCAGCATGGCAAAGGCCGTCAGTCCACCCACCAGTAACAGCCAGACGAGCCAGCGCAGCGGATCACGTCCGGCCGGCACCGGATCGACCGAGGTCTGCAATGCCCGCAACGGGGTGACGCGACGCACGGGAAGCAGTGGGAGCAGGGCAAACAGCAGCGTAATCGACGGCCCGCTCAACAGCCCCAGCGCCACAGCGGCCGGCTCGATGCGGAGCGGTACGGCAACGGGCAGAAATTCGGCCAGGAGTCGAGGCAACAGAGCCTGCAGGCCCAGTCCCAGCAACGTGCCAGCCACGCCGGCCACCATCCCCATTGCCAGCGCCTGTAGCAGATAGACTGTCAGGGTTTGTACCGGCGTTGCCCCCAGGCACCGCAGCACGGCCACAGCATCGACGCGCTGCTGGACGTACACGTGTACGGCACTGGCTACCCCGACCCCACCCAGCATCAATGCAATAAAACCTATCAGCCCGAGAAAACGGTACAGATTCCTTAGCGCCTCGTCCCAGTCTGCGCGAATTTCTTCGACGGTATCGACGTCCACACGCCGCGGCCGCAATTGCCGTCGGAGCTGATCCCCCAGTGCCTCGACATCCCGATCGTCATCAAAGCGGAAGTACACCTCGTATTCGGCACGGCTTCCAAAGCCGAGCAGCAGTGTATCGACACCGGCCAGCGGAATATAGACACGGGGCGCCGCCAGCGCCATGGCCGCCGATTCAGAAGGTGTAGCCAGCAGCCGTCCCAGAATTGGATAGCTCCGGCGTCCTATCCGCACGGAATCGCCCACGTGTACCCCATAGGCGTCAAGCAGTGTGCCATCCACCAGGGCTCCGCCCTCCGGCAGGTAGCGTACGGCCGCCTCCGGGGGATCGGTCTGGAGCTGCCCATACAACGGCCAGTCGCCCGCTACAGCCCGCACCGACGCCAGCCGCACCTGACCGGTATGGGGAAAATAGACCATCGAAGCAAACGACACCACGCGGGCCTGCCGACCGCCGATCGAGTCGATGAGTGCTTCCAGCTCATCAAACGGCGCTGCTCGTTCCAGACGCAGGTCAGCCCCCAGCAGCTGCCGGGCCTGGTCGTCCACGGCGCGTCTCAGATTGCCACCAACGCTACTGATGGCCACCAGCGCGGCCAGTCCCAGCACCATGGCCGAGAGAAACAGCATAAGGCGACGCCGGCTT of the Rhodothermus sp. genome contains:
- a CDS encoding ABC transporter permease → MAELRTGWLRWALQMAWRDSRGSRRRLMLFLSAMVLGLAALVAISSVGGNLRRAVDDQARQLLGADLRLERAAPFDELEALIDSIGGRQARVVSFASMVYFPHTGQVRLASVRAVAGDWPLYGQLQTDPPEAAVRYLPEGGALVDGTLLDAYGVHVGDSVRIGRRSYPILGRLLATPSESAAMALAAPRVYIPLAGVDTLLLGFGSRAEYEVYFRFDDDRDVEALGDQLRRQLRPRRVDVDTVEEIRADWDEALRNLYRFLGLIGFIALMLGGVGVASAVHVYVQQRVDAVAVLRCLGATPVQTLTVYLLQALAMGMVAGVAGTLLGLGLQALLPRLLAEFLPVAVPLRIEPAAVALGLLSGPSITLLFALLPLLPVRRVTPLRALQTSVDPVPAGRDPLRWLVWLLLVGGLTAFAMLQAPAPAIGAGYALGLLFVFGALVLLAQGLMRLLRRIVPARWPYVLRQGLANLYRPHNQTLVLTLALGLGTFLVVLVLLVERTLLAQVQQAGGGERPDLVFFDVQPDQRDSLRALIEASGVPVLETVPIVTMRLAAVKGRRLEALRADSTVRLGWAFRHEYRSSYRSYLTDTETLLAGTFTPAVPHGTAVPPISLEEEIAAELGVTLGDTLVWDVQGVEISTVVGSIRRVNWRRFRTNFFVLFPQGVLEEAPQMFVLLVRAGSASPRIQRAVIEAFPNVSAIDLQLILNVADEIFGRIALVLQFMALFSVLTGVIVLLGAIAVTRVAREEETMLLKTLGASQHQVLQITAVEYGLLGLLAAMVGLVLAVGAAGLLARLVFEASPVWAPEVLMVALLSAIMLTLGVGLLGNRHVYRRLPLEILRTAG